The proteins below are encoded in one region of Pseudonocardia sp. DSM 110487:
- a CDS encoding response regulator transcription factor produces the protein MTIRVALVDDQELVRVGLAMVIDATDDIQIVMQAADGAEAVAKLADTPVDVALMDVQMPRMNGVDATRLVTARENAPKVIVLTTFDLDEYAFAGLRAGASGFLLKDASAAEVLHAIRAVHAGDAVLAPSTTRRMLDHLATTRLARDASPLLKRLTPRERDVLLEIARGHSNAETAQRLFLSEATVKTHVGHLLAKLEVRDRVQAVIFAYENGLVPPS, from the coding sequence ATGACGATCAGAGTCGCCCTTGTCGATGACCAGGAGCTGGTCCGTGTGGGCCTGGCCATGGTGATCGACGCCACCGACGACATCCAGATCGTCATGCAGGCCGCCGACGGTGCGGAGGCGGTCGCGAAGCTCGCCGACACACCGGTTGACGTCGCGCTGATGGACGTACAGATGCCGCGCATGAACGGCGTCGACGCCACCAGGTTGGTGACTGCCCGCGAGAATGCGCCCAAGGTGATCGTCCTGACGACGTTCGACCTCGACGAGTACGCCTTCGCCGGACTGCGCGCCGGCGCGAGCGGGTTCCTGCTCAAGGACGCGTCGGCCGCCGAGGTGCTCCACGCGATCCGCGCCGTCCACGCCGGCGATGCCGTGCTCGCGCCCTCCACGACCCGTCGCATGCTGGACCACCTCGCGACCACACGGCTCGCACGCGACGCTTCTCCGCTGCTGAAGCGGCTCACCCCGCGCGAACGCGACGTGCTGCTGGAGATCGCTCGAGGCCACTCCAACGCCGAGACCGCGCAGCGGCTCTTCCTCTCCGAGGCCACCGTGAAAACCCACGTCGGCCACCTCCTGGCCAAGCTCGAGGTTCGCGACCGGGTGCAGGCGGTGATCTTCGCCTACGAGAACGGGCTCGTTCCTCCAAGCTAG
- a CDS encoding DUF6463 family protein — protein sequence MTELQRRARRVGPLITALGVVHVASTPVFFPESVRSIVKGRILGTLSAEPSAMPVRKAGFWYAMAGVAIAAFGWMTGHAERNGGTLPAVLPAVLAGMGTVGVALDPQSGFWLFYPLAWIARRRARRRP from the coding sequence ATGACCGAGTTGCAGCGGCGTGCGAGGCGCGTCGGCCCCCTGATCACGGCTCTCGGTGTCGTACACGTCGCCTCCACGCCGGTGTTCTTTCCCGAGTCGGTGCGGAGCATCGTCAAAGGCCGGATCCTCGGCACCCTGAGCGCGGAGCCCAGCGCGATGCCCGTGCGGAAAGCGGGATTCTGGTATGCGATGGCCGGGGTCGCGATCGCCGCGTTCGGGTGGATGACCGGACACGCCGAGCGCAACGGAGGCACCCTGCCTGCAGTCCTGCCCGCCGTCCTCGCAGGCATGGGGACAGTAGGCGTCGCGCTGGACCCCCAGTCCGGGTTCTGGCTCTTCTACCCGCTGGCCTGGATCGCCCGCAGGCGAGCCCGGCGGCGCCCGTAG
- a CDS encoding DUF6463 family protein, with product MIRWAGWLITLYGAAHTLGALTVLGAAGHAGVWFSGGLWGGDLVTMSPAMSAYWLSVNSFGVPLIVVGLTVLWLDRRGITPPRFIAWTLGMWTVVDIVGSGPLPAQWLIILLANILLLIGVRRGTLRPYVDTKRNP from the coding sequence ATGATCCGGTGGGCGGGTTGGCTCATCACGCTGTACGGAGCCGCGCACACACTCGGTGCCCTGACGGTGCTGGGCGCCGCGGGCCACGCCGGGGTGTGGTTCAGCGGAGGGTTGTGGGGAGGTGACCTCGTCACCATGAGCCCGGCCATGAGCGCGTACTGGCTGAGTGTCAACAGCTTCGGCGTGCCACTCATCGTGGTCGGCCTCACCGTGCTGTGGCTGGACCGCCGTGGCATCACGCCGCCACGGTTCATTGCATGGACCCTCGGGATGTGGACCGTGGTCGACATCGTCGGGTCCGGGCCATTGCCCGCACAATGGCTGATCATCCTGCTTGCGAACATCCTGCTCCTGATCGGGGTCCGCCGCGGCACCCTGCGGCCTTACGTCGACACGAAGCGGAATCCCTAG